Genomic segment of Pseudothermotoga hypogea DSM 11164 = NBRC 106472:
TTCCAACGCACCGTATATCAGGTAGGAAATCAGATAACTACCCGCCCACAGGTCACGAGTTTTCCTCGCCTGGACTATCGTTTCTTGAACTGGACCGATCTGCATCGCAATCAGTGAGGCTTTGACTCTGTTTCCCTCAACACATGGGACGAGTGCGGATGTGGTGTCGAGGTGGTCCACTATAGAATGGTTCGGAACACGTGTGTCGGCAGGCAAGAGCTGCGCATAGGGTATCACGTAAGGCAGAACCCACCACACGAGATGGTAGAGTTTTTCGAAATTGTCTGGAAACTTCTTTTTGAATTCTTCGAAGCGATCGAACAAGGGTTTTTCCTCCAATATCTCACGAAGAGCGCTCGGGTCATCGAACAACTTCACGACTTCTCCAGAAAAAGGATGCAGGAATTCCAAATTTTGTTCAATCTTTATTTGCTTCTCTCTGCTCTTTTCAAAGGGCAAAGGTATCCTGTCCATGGCGCTCGCGGTTGTGTCTTCGGGACCTCTTTGAAACTCCAAGCCAAGCTTTTCCGCAAGATCCTTAGAGATCTTCTCGTGCGCCGATATGTTCAAAGCTTTCGTGAGAGGATCGTGCAGGATGGCGGAAAGTTTTTTCTTCCAAAAATTCTCATCTCTTTGAATCAAATGCACACACCCCCCATCTCTTTTTCGATTATCTTTTCAAGTTTTTCATAATTCTCAAATCCAATCACTTCAAACACTTTGCTTATCGCCCCCATCGTCTGAACGTCTTTCTCAAGGCCAAGGTTCGCCTTGCTCGTGATCTTGCTTTCCAAGATCAGAACGATCGGTTTCCAGCCGTCCGAAAATTTGTGGATCGATATGAAGAGTGGAGAAGCCTTGCGACCTTCAATTTCATCATTCCTCATCTGTTCGACCTCCTCAAGTGAGGAGTAGAGGATCACCTTGATACCCCTGAAGAGATTGGGATTGTTCTTGTCTTGCAGATTCTGATACTGAAGTGGCAGACCCAATATGGACGGTGGGATCGTGATCTGATGACTTCCTTTGAGCAGGGCGTTTTTCAGATCTTCAACGCAGTCACCGTTCAAACGTCTCAACTTATGCTTCAACTCTGGATACCAACCCCTTTCGACGACTTTTCGCTTCTGCTTATCAATCTGAATTTTGTAAAGTCGCTTGAAAACTTCTGTCGGAGCCGAGTCGGCTAAATTGTCCAGCTTGAAAACTTTGCAATGTGTGAAACTCGGAAACTCCGGTAGACCGTTGAAATTCGTTCTGCCGAGGACAAGCTTTGGAACGTCGCTCTTTCTGTTGTGTTCTTCGATAAATTCTTTGATCATTTTCGTAACCTTCTCGATGACATCTTTGTATTTCTCCACCGAGCGCTGATAACCTTGCGGATTGACGATCTCGAACCCTCCAAATCCCTTGCGCGTCTTGGCTCCAAAACCAGAGAAGATGGAAATCAGTTGAAGGAGTGATAGGATGATCTCCTTAACCTTTGGATCGTGGAAGAAGAAGGTTAACGTGAGGATGCTGTCTTGTGGGAGATACTTAGAAACGGTCCCTTTCTCAGAAACGGTCATTTTTGGGGTATCATAAAGTCCGTAGAATATGTAGTCATATGTTGTTATTAGATTCCCGCTTCCCATAGATTTAATGAGTTGATTTTTAAATTTAACTTTGTATTCAATTTCAATTTGTCCGAGAGACTTAGTTTGAACGCGGTCAAACGGATTCACCATCAATCCAAAAGGTGCTCTTCTTTCTTGTGAACCAAAGATCAAGCCCTCGAGGAATTTCAAACCTTTGTACTTCACGTTCCTCCATTTTTTCTTCTCTTTTTCCGGCAGTCCATCGACGTCGAGCTCATAGACGTTTATCACGAGTGGTGCAACGGCTCTGAACCAGAATCTCAAAACTCCCTTGATGCTTTGAGGTCTCAACTCGAAAGGGTATTGTCCAGACGAACTCTGCTGAGCTCCTCTGGAAAACATCGGAGTGATCACCCTGCATTCGACCTCAAGCCGTTCGAAGCTCACTGCATCACCCCCCAAAGTTTGATGACGAACTTTCAAAGAAAAATTCGACACGAAGTTCAGGCTTCAAGGACGTACTTGAATATCGTTTTGAATGGTGCGTCCTCTCTGTAGCGAAGGTACACTTCTTTTCCCTCAAACCGTACTTCTGTGATCGTCCTCTCAAGGCCTATGTGCGCGTAGAAGTTTCGCTGGTCGGGTTTAGAATCCATCTGTTCGTCCGAATCGTACACGACCGACATACTGATCCATCGATCGAGATGTTCCGAATTCTTGAACCGGTTCTTTAGATTGCTCGTCTCGCTCTCGAAGAGGATACTCTCGATCTTCAGTTTCTTGAGTATTTGCCCAAACTTCTCGCATAGAAGTTCAAATGCCAAACTCTTCTCTCTGTCGAAAGATTTGATGTCGTTCTCGAACAGCATGCTAACCAATCCATCGTAGAGAGCGAGCTCGTTTACAACTGCTATCAGAAATTCCTTGTCCAAACCCAAAGAACGCGAGTAATCCCTCTGGAGTCTTTGGAGGGTATAATCGACGAACGCGAACAAACGATTCTTGACCGTGTCTGGATCATCAAGATTTACGTTGATCGTTGGATCGAGTGTACCGACACGATCGAAGTAATACAACGGTAAGGGCAACGATTTCGAGATCGAGAGGAAGACCAAAACGCTTTTCAAAAGCATGTTTGTGAGTTCCCTCTTGGCCGTCCTCATTTCCACGCTCTCTTCTGCGAAAGCTTTATCCTTCAACGCTTTTTTAAGGACGTTTAACCTGTCATCGCGTTTGACGCCATTCTTCTCCATGTAAGAAAGCAGAGGCGAGCTGAAATGAAATTGATGCTCGATGGGCTGGACGTGGATCTTGAAGATGGAAGATCTGTTGTCGATTATCGGATCAGAGAAAGCTTGGAAAACCCTCGGAACTTTCTCTCGATCGATGTGGAGAAAAGCCAAAAAGTTCAAGAAATGATCGACGGCCTCGACCAACGCGACCACAGAGATGTTGTGGCCTGTGGAAACATCGACGTAGATATCTTCAGGTTTTTCCTGCAAGTATCTCTTGACGAGCTCGAAAAAGATCTCCAGGACGATGTCATCGTACTTCACATCGAAGGTCACTTCTCGATCGAAGTACATGTAAGTTCCCAAAGAGTGGATGACGAACAGATCGTCCACGTTCTCTTGCAGAAGCTGTTCCCTCAGGTACTCCTTGGGAAAACGAAGGTATTGTTCGAGATCGTTCGGAGGCTCCATGTCCTTACTCAAGACTGCGCTTACGGGGTAGATCAGAACCAGTTTCGTCTGTTTGCCTTCGTCCGACAGAGCCCTTTTCAGTGCCATCCCCGACAGGGATTCTGTGTAAATTCTTCCATCAACACTGAAATCGACAAGTTTTTCCGTCTCACCTGGTTTTCTCTTTGACACGGGCCTGCCGATTTGATACAACAATGTCAAAACTATCGCTCCTTGTTGCTATAATATCACGGTTCAAAACTGTTTTTAAACAAAATCTTTTCAAGAAGAATGAAATAGGTATCGACTTTCGAAGGATTTCACAAGCAGTTGGGTTTCAAGTTATGCGATTCATCGGCTTCTTCAAACTCAGCGAATGTTTCTGTAAAAGAATATCGGTGGAACCATGTCCAAACACACCATGGTTGTCGTATCAAAGACTGAACTTTCAAGTCAATGAAAAAAGGGTGGACTGGTGTCCACCCCGAGGTTGGAGAATAGATCTCAGTTCTCCGAAAGTTCCTGTTGGGTTCTCTGCGCGCTGGGCAGCTCCTCCACGAGGCAACTTCCTCGATCGCCGCCCTTGTTCACTTTTAGGAAGATGTCCATGATCTCCAAAGCGATCGCGTACGCGTCAGCGAAGGTGTTCTGCATCTTCATCGACAGATCGAGCAACGCTTCTTCGTATCGTTCGCGATCCTCAGGCTCTGCCATTTGGATGAAGTTCTCCAGATCCTTCCGCATCGATTCGAACATCCTCACGACGGAACCCAGAGCGTCGTAGTAACCATTGAGAGCCTTGAAGAACACGAACAAGTTATCGACCTCCCCTCACACGTAGGTGTACCACTTGAGAAATTGAGGAACGATCGTGATTTCCGTGTACGGTGGAATTTGTTCGAGCAAAGTTTGGATCTGCTCACCAGGCATGATGAACCACAGCAGAAGGCTTTGTCCTTTGCTTTCACCCTCCACGATCATTCTCAGCGTTCGATCTTCTTCGGCTTCGAAGACCACATAGCCCGTGATGCGGTACCAATCTTCTGTGTAAAAGACCATGTGCGGTTCGATGTAGCATCGCTCGCATCGAACATTGAACTTTTGTGGGTTTTGTTCCCAGATTTGCGCATCGAAAAGTTTCACCGTGGGTGTGATCGAACTGAGAAGTTCGCGCTCTTGTTCAGTCAAGAGGGTGAACGGTTTGAAGGTGTAACGATCCTTGCGCAACGTAACACCTCCTTGGAGATGTTCGGCGCATTCGTGGGATGTTTTCAAAAGTCTCGTGTGGGTGAAGGTCTTGGGGTCCGGGGCTATTGAGTTTTCAAAGACCCCGGCGAAGAGTTCCAGCTTGTATTGAGACGAAGTTGGTGTGGGATTTTGGACAGGAATCGAGGAGGATGAGATTTGGAAGGTGCGAGCACGCGATGAGAATTTACGCTGAGAAGATTACTCTCAATTTGCAAGAAAGTAAAATCACAACCCCTTCTTCAAGAAGACCGCCAGCCCGATCGAGAGGATTATCAAAGCGACGCCGAAGATCACCAGGCCCGCAGATCCGGTCGTGGCACCTGTTACTATGAAAACTATCCCCGTGATCACACCTTTCAGCGCTCGCGAATAGACCATGTTTCAACCTCCGTTTCACTTCAGACGTTTTTTCAAATACCAAAGCCCAAGGACGATGAGAAGTATGACGAGCGCAGTCAAGACGAGAAACGCATCCGCCAGAAAGATGCTCGCTATAAGAAAAAGAATCACAGCAACGATAACCATTCCTATCCCAACGAAAGCCATGCTCGATCCCTTCTTGCAACGATATGACGGGACAGACCCGTCGTTTTGGACAACTTTTTTTAAAGGGGAGTCTCAATTCTCACACGATCGAGGCTTTAGAGGCTTTATAATATCACGGAGGGAAAGACGTGCGACCGCGTTTCAGAGACGTTGGATTGACTTTCGGAAAACTCGAACCTGGAGAGAGGAACCTTTTGAGCGACGTGGAAGGTGTGCGCGTCGGTCACGTCACGATAGTTTCGAACGAACCGACCATCGTTCGAACTGGTGTAACAGTCATAGTGCCGAGCGAAGAGATCTTCGAAAAACCTCTGAGTGCGGCGTGCAGTGTTCTGAACGGGTTTGGAAAATCGATTGGGCTGATGCAGATAGAAGAACTCGGGCAGATCGAAACACCGATCGTGCTCACCAACACTTTGAGCGTTGGGTACGCGTTTCAAGGTGTCGTTGAACTGGTGAAAACTAAGAAAAAGTTTAGAACGCTCAATCCCGTGGTGGGTGAGTGCAACGACGGTTTTCTGAACGACATACTCTATCCCGCAGTGAAGCCTGAGCACGTTGTCGAAGCGTACGAGAAGGCGAGCGAAGTTTTTGAACTGGGTTCTGTGGGCGCGGGCACGGGCACGGGCATGGTCAGTTTTGGGTTCAAAGGTGGTATAGGCAGTGCCTCGAGAAAGCTCAAAGACGGACACGTTCTTTCAGCTCTCGTACTCGCCAACTTCGGTAGCTTTGACGATCTCACGATACTGGGAAAGAGGGCTTGTGAACATGTGAAAAGTGGTGTGGTGAAAAAGAGTGAAGGTTCGATCGTGATCGTTCTGGCCACAGATGTACCACTCGATTCAAGACAACTGAAACGTGTCGCGAGACATTCTTTCTTGGCACTCGGTATGCTGGGTTCTGCGGGTCATCATGGCAGTGGAGATGTTTGTATAGCGTTCTCAACTAAAGAAGGTCATGTACGCGACGAGAAAGAACTTTTCGACGAACTTTTCAGGGCTGCGGTTGAAAGCGTTTACGAAGCGATCTGTGACGCGCTCTTCTGCGCCGAAACCGTGGATGGTTTTTGTGGTAGAGTGGAGGCGATGCCGATCGACTGGCTTTTGAACGGAGGTAGATAGGTTTGAAGGACACCAGGTTCATAAGAAACATCTGTACGATCGCTCACATAGATCACGGCAAGACCACGTTCGTCGACAGGATACTCGAGCTCACCAAGAGTGTCGATCCACGAAAGATGCACGAGCAGTTCTTGGACCAGATGGACCTCGAGAGGGAACGTGGCATCACGATAAAGGCTCAGCCCGTAAAGGTGATCTACAACTACGATGGTCAGGATTACGAGATAAACATCATAGACACTCCGGGGCACGTCGATTTCTCGTACGAGGTCAGCAGGAGCATGGCGGCCTGCGAAGGCGCCGTGCTGATCGTGGACGCTTCGCAGGGAATAGAAGCGCAGACCGTGGCGCACAGTTATCTTGCCATCGAGAACGAGCTCGACATCGTTCCCGTGCTCAACAAGATAGATCTTCCCAACGCCAACATTGAAGAGAGTCTGCAACAGGTTGCGGACCTGCTCGGAGTGCCGAAACAAGACGTGCTGAAAATGAGCGCCAAGACGGGTGAAGGTGTGGAAAACGTTTTGAGGGCGATCGTAGAACAGGTCAGACCGCCGAAGGGTGATCCCAACAAACCTTTGAGAGCGCTCATCTTCGACGCAAAGTACGACAAGTACAGGGGCGTCATCGTTTACGTTCGCATCTTCGACGGAGTTCTCAAAAAGAAAGACCAGATACTGATCATGTCGACGAACCAAAAATACGAAGTCGAGGAGATCGGAATCTTCACCCCAACCATGGTTCCGACGGACAGTTTGGGACCGGGTGAGGTGGGTTATGTCATCGCTGGAATAAAGGAAGTTTCCGAAGCGAAAGTCGGCGACACGATTACGAACGCTCTCTCACCCACGGACGAACCCTTGCCAGGCTACAGGGACGTCAAACCCATGGTGTACGCGAGCGTGTTCCCTGGACTTCCCGAGTACTACGAGGAGTTGAAAAAATCGCTTGAAAAACTCAAACTGAATGACTGGGCACTCACTTTCGAGCCGACCACTTCACCCGCCTTGGGCTTCGGTTTCAGGTGCGGTTTTCTCGGTTTACTGCACATGGACGTGGTGAGAGAAAGACTCGAGCGCGAGTTCGAAATTAGCGTGATCATGACCGCGCCGAACGTCGAGTACAAGGTGCTTCTCAGAAACGGTGAAACGATCATCGTGAACGATCCAGCGAAGTTCCCGGAAGAGGATCAGATAGAGAAGGTGTACGAACCTTACGTGAAACTTTCGATCATCACACCGACAGATTACATGGGAAACATTCTGACGCATCTGCAGAACGAAAGAAGGGCCACTCTGCAACACACCGAGAACGCGGGAAAGAACAGGATCATCATGTATTTCAAAGCACCACTCGCTGAAATCATCAGCGATTTCTTCGACAAGCTGAAAGCGATGAGTAGAGGTTACGCTTCCATGGACTACGAGATGATGGGCTTTGAGGAATCCGAGATCGTCAAGCTCACCATCTTGGTAAACAGAGAACCTGTGGATGCTCTTTCGACGCTGGTCCACAAGAGCAAGGCCTACACGGTCGCGAAAAAACTGGTGGACAAGCTGGCAGAACTCATACCGAGGCACCAGTTCGAAATACCCATTCAAGCGAAGGCTTCGGGCCGCATCATCGCGAGGGCGGACATCAAGGCTCTAAGAAAAGACGTGCTCGCAAAATGTTACGGTGGCGATGTGACGAGGAAGATGAAGCTTTTGGAAAAACAGAAAGAGGGAAAGAAGAAACTGAGAGAAATAGGTCAGGTGAGTATTCCACAGGAAGCCTTCCTCGCGATACTGAAGATAGGTCAGGAAGAAAAGTGAGAAACCTGTTGGAATCGTGTCCCAACTTTTAAACTGAGGGCAAAACATGCCCTCTTCTTTGTGGATATAATTTTGACTGCCCGCCGATTGGGGTGTCGCCTTTGAAAATACTTGGGCTCGACCCGGGGTTTGGCACGTTCGGCTACGGAGTCATCGAAGTCTTCGGGAACAAGCTCTGCCACGTGGCCCACGGTGCCATCATCACAGAGAAAGATGAGCCGATCCAGTCGAGGTTGAAAAGCCTCTATGAGCAGATCAAAAAAATCGTTCAGAGCCATTCGCCCGATGAGGTGGCCGTGGAACAGCTGTTCTTTTACAAGAACGTGACCACAGCCATTGCGGTTGGAGAGGCTCGCGGCGTGTCGTTGCTCGCAGTGGTGGAGCTCGATATTCCCATCTTCGAGTACACGCCGCACGTGGTGAAAAAGGCGGTCACAGGGAGCGGGAAGGCCAGCAAGGGCGATGTTCAGAAGTGGGTCACGCTCTTGCTGGGGCTGAAAGAAAAGCCGAGGCCGGACGACGCCGCCGACGCGCTCGCAATCGCTATATGTCACGCGCACAGAAGAATGTTCGAGCGGAGGTTCGAGCAATGAGAAGACTGTTCGTCGACGAACTGAAGATTGATCTAAAGCAACTTGCAGAATCGCTCGGAATAAATCTGGAAGAATCCCGCACGGTTCATGGTGTCGTGTACGATGCGATCACGAACACTTTGATCGTTAGGATAGACGGAGAGTTTTCGTGCCAGGCGGACTTCTGTGAAAGACTGTCTCGAGAACTCGGCGCACACGTTTCGTTGCAGTTCACGAAGGTAAACATCGAACTGGAAAAGCTCAGAAAAGAGCTGAACGGAAGTTTTCCATACGTGCACGACGTGCTGGTTTTCGAAGACAGAGTGGTTCTTAAGGTGACGGGAGACTTCGCAAGAGAAAGACTCAACGGAAAACTGAAGGACGTGAGTAAGAAGATAGAAAGCCTGACGAATATCAAAAAACCCATCGAGATAGAGGTCATTCAACCACCTGTGGACAGCATGAAAGAAGAACACATCGTGGTGGTCGAGGAAAAACCCAAAAAGAGAAGAAAAACATCGAAGTTCTTCAGCCCGTCGAATCTACCGACCGAACCTGGTAAGGTCAGGGTCGAGGGTACCGTCTTCAAGATGGACCTTAGGGAAGGTAGAAAGCGTACCCTGCTGGTGTACATAACCGATAAGATAGACTCGCTGTTATGCGTTGCGACCAACAGCGTTTTGGACAAAATTCTGAACGAGATCCAGGAACAGGACCACGTCGTTTTCTCGGGCACTTTGAAATTCGACGAGAACAACGAGCCGACACTCTACGTCGATGAGTTCGAAAAGCTTGAAAATAACGAAAGAACGGACAGATCGGACCAGAAACGTGTCGAACTGCACGCGCACAGCAAGTTCAGCGATCTGGACAGCGTGCTTGACATAGAAGCCTACGTTAAGACGGCCGCGAGGTGGGGATGGAAAGCGATCGCGCTTACCGACCATGGTGTGGTGCAGGGTATTCCACAGTTCTTCGAGATGTGCAAGACTCATGGGATCAAGCCCATCTTCGGTATAGAAGCGTACGTTGTGAACGATGCGGAACCCGTCATTCTGAACGGTGAAGATGTGGACGTGGAATCGAGCAGGTACGTCGTTGTGGACCTCGAGACGACGGGGCTCCATCCCATGTTCAACGAGATCATAGAGATCGGTGCCGTCGCTGTCGAGAACGGAGAGATCGTTCAAGAGTTCCACAGTCTCGTGAAACCTAAAGAGAAACTCGATCCCTTCACCGTTCAATTCACCAACATCACCGACGAGATGCTTCAGGACCAACCGAGTATAGAAGAGGTCCTGCCAGAATTCCTGAAGTTCTGTGAAAACAGCGTTCTTGTCGCCCACAACGCGAACTTCGATTACAGATTCTTAAGGCACTACGCCAAGAAAGTCTGCGACGTCGATTGGAACATACCCGTCATAGACACCTTGGCGTTGGCGAAGAGACTGGTGCGACTCTCGAGCTACAACCTCGAGAAGCTCGTTTCTCACTTCAAGGTTGGCTCTTTCAAACACCACAGGGCGCTCGAAGACGCAAAGGTGACGGCCAAGGTGTTTGTGGAGCTCTTGAAGATCCTCAAGGAGAAGGGTGTGACGAGTTTCAGAAAGGTCGAATCGGTGCACAAGGAATCTCTCGTCACCCAATCCAAACCCTTCCACGCCACGATCCTCGTTCAAAACAGAGAGGGTTTGAAGAACCTGTACAGGCTCGTTTCAAACGCGCATGTGAAGTACTTCCACAGCGTGCCCCGCATACCCAAAAGTGAACTTCAGACCATGCGTTCAGGCCTGTTGATTGGAAGCGCATGCATTGCGGGAGAACTGGTGCAAGAGATCTTGGCCGGCGCGAATGAGGAAGAGATAGAAGAGACCGCATCTTTCTACGACTTCATAGAGATCATGCCTCTGGATCTCGTGCCGATGTACAACGAGCTCGGTATCTCGCGCGAGAAGCTCAAGCAGATCTACAGGAGGCTCTGCGAGATCGGAGAGAAACTGAAGATACCAGTCGTGATGACGGGGGATGTGCACTTTCTGGACCCGGAGGACGAAAAGATCAGAAAGGTGCTCATGGCGCCACAGAGCGAAACGATTCCAGATCAGCCGAAGGCCTATCTGAGAACGACGGAAGAAATGATCGAAGCGGCCATGGAGATACTCGAGGACGAACAGAAAGCGCGCGAAGTGGTGATTAACCATACAAACCAGATCGCTGAAAGCATCGATTTCATCGTGCCGCTCGAGAAAAAGCTCCACACTCCGAAGATCGAGGGGGCTGAGGAACAGATAAGAAACTTGACCATGCAGAGGGCGGTCGAAGTCTACGGTGATCCGTTGCCGAAAGCGATTCAAGAAAGGATCGATAAGGAGCTCAACGCGATCATAAACCACGGTTACGCGGTGTTGTATCTCATAGCGAAGAAGATGGTCGACAAGTCCCTCTCGGATGGTTACGTGGTCGGCTCACGAGGCTCGGTTGGCTCTTCTCTCGTCGCGCACCTGCTGGGTATAACGGAAGTGAACCCCCTGCCGCCGCATTATTACTGCAAGGAGTGTCACTACATCGAATTCAATGAGTCTGGACGCTACGGTTCTGGGTTCGATCTGCCGAGGAAAAACTGTCCGAAGTGTGGAAGGTTGCTGGAACGCAACGGTCAAGACATTCCCTTCGAGACCTTCATGGGATTCGAGGGGGACAAGGTGCCAGACATAGATTTGAACTTCTCTGGAGAATATCAAGAAGAAGCGCACAAGTTCGTTGAAGAACTCTTCGGCAAAGATTACGTTTACAGAGCAGGAACGATAAACACCATAGCCGCACGAACGGCTTACGGCTTCGTGAGAGCGTACGAAGAGAAACTTGGAAGAAAGGTGAGAAAGGCCGAGGTCGAAAGACTCGTTGCAGCCATCACAGGTGTGAAGAGGACCACGGGCCAGCACCCAGGTGGACTCATGATCATACCGAAAGAGTTCGAGGTGTACGATTTCACCCCCGTTCAGTATCCGGCGAACACGAAGGAAGCCAAGGTTTTCACAACGCATTTCGATTACGAATCCATCCACGACGATTTGGTGAAGATAGATGCGCTCGGACACGATGATCCCACGTTCGTCAAGATCCTCAAAGATCTGACGGGCGTAGACCCGATGAGCGTGCCGATGGACGATGAGGAAACGCTGAAGATCTTCTCGAGCCTCGAGCCACTCGGTGTGAAACCA
This window contains:
- the cmr1 gene encoding type III-B CRISPR module RAMP protein Cmr1, with translation MSFERLEVECRVITPMFSRGAQQSSSGQYPFELRPQSIKGVLRFWFRAVAPLVINVYELDVDGLPEKEKKKWRNVKYKGLKFLEGLIFGSQERRAPFGLMVNPFDRVQTKSLGQIEIEYKVKFKNQLIKSMGSGNLITTYDYIFYGLYDTPKMTVSEKGTVSKYLPQDSILTLTFFFHDPKVKEIILSLLQLISIFSGFGAKTRKGFGGFEIVNPQGYQRSVEKYKDVIEKVTKMIKEFIEEHNRKSDVPKLVLGRTNFNGLPEFPSFTHCKVFKLDNLADSAPTEVFKRLYKIQIDKQKRKVVERGWYPELKHKLRRLNGDCVEDLKNALLKGSHQITIPPSILGLPLQYQNLQDKNNPNLFRGIKVILYSSLEEVEQMRNDEIEGRKASPLFISIHKFSDGWKPIVLILESKITSKANLGLEKDVQTMGAISKVFEVIGFENYEKLEKIIEKEMGGVCI
- a CDS encoding TM1812 family CRISPR-associated protein: MTLLYQIGRPVSKRKPGETEKLVDFSVDGRIYTESLSGMALKRALSDEGKQTKLVLIYPVSAVLSKDMEPPNDLEQYLRFPKEYLREQLLQENVDDLFVIHSLGTYMYFDREVTFDVKYDDIVLEIFFELVKRYLQEKPEDIYVDVSTGHNISVVALVEAVDHFLNFLAFLHIDREKVPRVFQAFSDPIIDNRSSIFKIHVQPIEHQFHFSSPLLSYMEKNGVKRDDRLNVLKKALKDKAFAEESVEMRTAKRELTNMLLKSVLVFLSISKSLPLPLYYFDRVGTLDPTINVNLDDPDTVKNRLFAFVDYTLQRLQRDYSRSLGLDKEFLIAVVNELALYDGLVSMLFENDIKSFDREKSLAFELLCEKFGQILKKLKIESILFESETSNLKNRFKNSEHLDRWISMSVVYDSDEQMDSKPDQRNFYAHIGLERTITEVRFEGKEVYLRYREDAPFKTIFKYVLEA
- a CDS encoding P1 family peptidase, which encodes MRPRFRDVGLTFGKLEPGERNLLSDVEGVRVGHVTIVSNEPTIVRTGVTVIVPSEEIFEKPLSAACSVLNGFGKSIGLMQIEELGQIETPIVLTNTLSVGYAFQGVVELVKTKKKFRTLNPVVGECNDGFLNDILYPAVKPEHVVEAYEKASEVFELGSVGAGTGTGMVSFGFKGGIGSASRKLKDGHVLSALVLANFGSFDDLTILGKRACEHVKSGVVKKSEGSIVIVLATDVPLDSRQLKRVARHSFLALGMLGSAGHHGSGDVCIAFSTKEGHVRDEKELFDELFRAAVESVYEAICDALFCAETVDGFCGRVEAMPIDWLLNGGR
- the lepA gene encoding translation elongation factor 4: MKDTRFIRNICTIAHIDHGKTTFVDRILELTKSVDPRKMHEQFLDQMDLERERGITIKAQPVKVIYNYDGQDYEINIIDTPGHVDFSYEVSRSMAACEGAVLIVDASQGIEAQTVAHSYLAIENELDIVPVLNKIDLPNANIEESLQQVADLLGVPKQDVLKMSAKTGEGVENVLRAIVEQVRPPKGDPNKPLRALIFDAKYDKYRGVIVYVRIFDGVLKKKDQILIMSTNQKYEVEEIGIFTPTMVPTDSLGPGEVGYVIAGIKEVSEAKVGDTITNALSPTDEPLPGYRDVKPMVYASVFPGLPEYYEELKKSLEKLKLNDWALTFEPTTSPALGFGFRCGFLGLLHMDVVRERLEREFEISVIMTAPNVEYKVLLRNGETIIVNDPAKFPEEDQIEKVYEPYVKLSIITPTDYMGNILTHLQNERRATLQHTENAGKNRIIMYFKAPLAEIISDFFDKLKAMSRGYASMDYEMMGFEESEIVKLTILVNREPVDALSTLVHKSKAYTVAKKLVDKLAELIPRHQFEIPIQAKASGRIIARADIKALRKDVLAKCYGGDVTRKMKLLEKQKEGKKKLREIGQVSIPQEAFLAILKIGQEEK
- the ruvC gene encoding crossover junction endodeoxyribonuclease RuvC, translated to MKILGLDPGFGTFGYGVIEVFGNKLCHVAHGAIITEKDEPIQSRLKSLYEQIKKIVQSHSPDEVAVEQLFFYKNVTTAIAVGEARGVSLLAVVELDIPIFEYTPHVVKKAVTGSGKASKGDVQKWVTLLLGLKEKPRPDDAADALAIAICHAHRRMFERRFEQ
- a CDS encoding PolC-type DNA polymerase III, with protein sequence MRRLFVDELKIDLKQLAESLGINLEESRTVHGVVYDAITNTLIVRIDGEFSCQADFCERLSRELGAHVSLQFTKVNIELEKLRKELNGSFPYVHDVLVFEDRVVLKVTGDFARERLNGKLKDVSKKIESLTNIKKPIEIEVIQPPVDSMKEEHIVVVEEKPKKRRKTSKFFSPSNLPTEPGKVRVEGTVFKMDLREGRKRTLLVYITDKIDSLLCVATNSVLDKILNEIQEQDHVVFSGTLKFDENNEPTLYVDEFEKLENNERTDRSDQKRVELHAHSKFSDLDSVLDIEAYVKTAARWGWKAIALTDHGVVQGIPQFFEMCKTHGIKPIFGIEAYVVNDAEPVILNGEDVDVESSRYVVVDLETTGLHPMFNEIIEIGAVAVENGEIVQEFHSLVKPKEKLDPFTVQFTNITDEMLQDQPSIEEVLPEFLKFCENSVLVAHNANFDYRFLRHYAKKVCDVDWNIPVIDTLALAKRLVRLSSYNLEKLVSHFKVGSFKHHRALEDAKVTAKVFVELLKILKEKGVTSFRKVESVHKESLVTQSKPFHATILVQNREGLKNLYRLVSNAHVKYFHSVPRIPKSELQTMRSGLLIGSACIAGELVQEILAGANEEEIEETASFYDFIEIMPLDLVPMYNELGISREKLKQIYRRLCEIGEKLKIPVVMTGDVHFLDPEDEKIRKVLMAPQSETIPDQPKAYLRTTEEMIEAAMEILEDEQKAREVVINHTNQIAESIDFIVPLEKKLHTPKIEGAEEQIRNLTMQRAVEVYGDPLPKAIQERIDKELNAIINHGYAVLYLIAKKMVDKSLSDGYVVGSRGSVGSSLVAHLLGITEVNPLPPHYYCKECHYIEFNESGRYGSGFDLPRKNCPKCGRLLERNGQDIPFETFMGFEGDKVPDIDLNFSGEYQEEAHKFVEELFGKDYVYRAGTINTIAARTAYGFVRAYEEKLGRKVRKAEVERLVAAITGVKRTTGQHPGGLMIIPKEFEVYDFTPVQYPANTKEAKVFTTHFDYESIHDDLVKIDALGHDDPTFVKILKDLTGVDPMSVPMDDEETLKIFSSLEPLGVKPQDLDNRTDVGTLGIPEFGTQFVRGMLTETRPKTFADLVRISGLSHGTDVWLNNARDWIEQGKATLSQVIACRDDIMNYLIKMGMNASKAFKIMENVRKGKGLSEEDEKLMRELNVPEWYIESCKRIKYLFPKAHAAAYVSMAFRIAYFKVHHPLAFYATFFTLKGEEFDIDAALYGPEMVKKKLAELSNVGEKDVRDKAAETTLEVMLEMFARGFSFLPPNINKSHARLFLIEGKKLRIPFNKLPNLGDSVAESIIRARSEKPFSSLEDVLKRTKLNKSHLDIFKKYVELEGLPEKEQISLF